A region from the Microbacterium lacus genome encodes:
- a CDS encoding sugar phosphate isomerase/epimerase family protein, protein MNTISVSSYSLREQLGPIALAYIDAEGNDQVFRQDFPDVMRIADVPTRAAADLGVSAVETVAFQFSGIDDPEIDRFAANARAAGLELLNAAVDVGDLLGQDAGRRASDIAELTRWIDRFADAGFRFVRVNPGSPFSASHGDVPPAHLVAALRKLGEHASSRGIRLLVENHGGPSSDPAWMLALLDAVGRERLGLLLDLGNFDALMGPLMATMFAPPGSAPADPFADLDLTSLYEGIDALAHRAELVHVKIHVVGPDGAVGPVDLDRALGILAAHGYTGPLTVEYEGAGGDPWVNTGRVVERTAAFAV, encoded by the coding sequence ACACCATCTCCGTCTCCTCCTACAGCCTCCGTGAGCAGCTCGGTCCGATCGCTCTCGCCTACATCGACGCCGAAGGCAACGACCAGGTCTTCCGACAGGACTTCCCCGACGTCATGCGGATCGCCGACGTTCCGACCCGCGCGGCCGCCGACCTCGGCGTCTCCGCGGTCGAGACGGTGGCCTTCCAGTTCTCCGGCATCGACGACCCCGAGATCGACAGGTTCGCCGCCAACGCCAGGGCTGCCGGGCTGGAGCTCCTGAACGCCGCGGTCGACGTCGGCGACCTTCTCGGCCAGGATGCCGGGCGCCGCGCGTCCGACATCGCCGAGCTGACGCGGTGGATCGATCGGTTCGCCGACGCCGGATTCCGCTTCGTACGGGTGAACCCCGGCTCGCCCTTCAGCGCCTCGCACGGCGACGTGCCCCCCGCCCACCTCGTCGCCGCTCTGCGCAAACTGGGAGAGCACGCCTCGTCGCGCGGCATCCGCCTGCTGGTGGAGAACCACGGCGGGCCCTCGAGCGACCCCGCCTGGATGCTGGCGCTCCTGGACGCCGTCGGGCGCGAGCGACTCGGCCTCCTGCTCGACCTCGGCAACTTCGACGCCCTGATGGGACCGCTCATGGCAACGATGTTCGCGCCTCCCGGAAGCGCCCCGGCCGACCCGTTCGCCGACCTCGACCTCACGAGCCTCTACGAGGGCATCGACGCGCTCGCCCACCGGGCGGAGCTCGTACACGTGAAGATCCACGTCGTCGGCCCCGACGGCGCCGTCGGACCCGTCGACCTCGACCGCGCACTCGGCATCCTCGCCGCGCACGGCTACACCGGTCCGCTCACCGTCGAATACGAGGGGGCGGGCGGCGACCCGTGGGTCAACACCGGTCGCGTCGTCGAGCGCACCGCGGCATTCGCCGTCTGA